Genomic segment of Caproiciproducens sp. NJN-50:
GGGAGAAACGCTGGCTTGCGGCTGCCCGGGGACGCAGTCTAAAGCAATCCATCGGGAAAATGAGTGTGAGGCCGTCCAGCCCAATATCAGCGAAAATAAAAGCCAGTTGTCACAGTGGCCAGTCCAAATCAAACTTGCGCCGGTCAACGCTCCGTATTTCGCGGACGCCAATCTGCTGGTGGCCGCCGACTGTACGGCCTATGCTTACGGCGATTTTCACAACAGGTTTGTCAGGAACAAAGTGACCCTGATCGGCTGTCCCAAGCTTGACGAAGGGGATTACAGCGACAAACTCACGGAGATCATTAGGAGTAACAACATTAAAAGCGTCACGGTAGTCAGAATGGAAGTTCCCTGCTGCGGCGGGATCGAAAACGCGGTAAAACGGGCGCTTCAAAACAGCGGCAAAATGATTCCCTGGCAGGTAGTGACGATTTCAACCGACGGAAAAATTCTTGATTGACAGGAGGGTATCATAATGATAGAAAAAGAGTATAAGCTGTCCAAAACCAATAAAAAAGCGATAGAAAAAGTCATATTTGACGAAAACCTGCATTACCTCCACATGGTGTTCAACCAGGGCGAGGGACTGCCGGAGCACTTATCCAATTCAAACGTGTATATGACCGTCATTCGCGGAAGGCTCTCCATCGGACTTGATGATCAGGAAATCCATGAGTATGAGGCCGGAACTCTGCTGAAAATCCCGTTTCAAACTAAAATGAATGTCAAAAATGTGCATGACGAAACGCTGGAGCTGATTGTCGTAAAGGCGCCCGCTCCGAAAAGCTGAGAAAGCGAAGGAGGAAACCGGATGAAAAAGTACAGGTGTATTCCCTGCGGGTATATCTATGATCCAGCGCTTGGCGATCCCGACAGCGGCATCGGGCCCGGCACGGTATTTGAAGATTTGCCCGATGATTGGCAGTGCCCGATCTGTTTTGTCGGCAAGGACGAATTTGAACCTGTTGAAGACTAAATTTTAAAGGAGGAAACAAAAATGAGTATGTTTTGTTATCAATGTCAGGAAACCGCCGGAGGAAAGGGCTGCGCGGTGCGCGGCGTCTGCGGAAAAACCGAAGAAGTAGCAAAGCTTCAGGATCTTCTGATTTACACCCTCAAGGGCATTTCAGAAATTGTAGTCAAAAGAAAGCTGGACGTCAAAACCCTTGGCGAAACAAATTATGAGGTGCTCAGCAGCCTGTTTATGACCATCACCAACGCGAATTTTGACGACGGCTCTATTGAAAAGCAGATCATGAAAATGATCGCCGTAAGAGACGAACTCAGAAATTCTAATGCTTCTGCGGGTTTACACGATGCGGCGACCTTCATGGTGAGCTCCAGAGCGTCTATGCTGGAAAAAGCCACTACCGTCGGTGTGCTGTCAACCGCAAACGAGGACGTGCGGTCTCTCCGCGAGATGATCACATACGGTCTTAAGGGCATGGCGGCCTACGCCGAGCACGCGAAAAACATCGGAAAAGAAGATTCGGCAATCAACGCCTTCATCTATGAGGCGCTGGCGGCAACGCTGGACGATTCCCTCTCCGCCGATGATCTGGTGGCACTGACGCTGAAGACCGGAGAATACGGCGTCAAAGTTATGGCGCTACTGGATGAGGCCAACACATCACGGTTCGGCAATCCTGAAATCACCGAGGTCAATATCGGCGTCAGAAAACATCCCGCGATCCTGATTTCCGGCCACGACCTGACCGATCTGGAACAGCTTTTGGAGCAAACCAAAGGCACCGGCGTGGATGTATATACCCACAGCGAGATGCTGCCCGCCCATTATTACCCGGCTTTCAAAAAATACGATAATTTCGCGGGCAACTACGGCAACGCCTGGTGGAAGCAGCTCGATGAATTTGTATCCTTCCGTGGCCCCATTCTCTTTACCACTAACTGCATCGTCCCGCCAAGAAGCGAAGAGGTCCGGGGCAGAATCTATACCACGGGTTCCACGGGCTATCCCGGCTGCAAGCACATCGAAGCCGACGAGAACGGGAAAAAGGATTTTTCAGAAATCATCGCGCTTGCCAAGACCCTTCCCGCGCCAGATGAGATCGAAACTGGAAGCATCGTCGGCGGCTTTGCACACAATCAAGTAATGGCTCTGGCCGACAAGGTCGTCGATGCCGTCAAATCCGGCGCGATCAAAAAGTTCTTTGTCATGGCAGGTTGTGACGGACGCATGAAGTCCAGAGAATACTACACCGAGTTTGCCGAGAAGCTCCCGAAGGACACGGTGATTCTTACGGCGGGCTGCGCGAAATACCGTTATAATAAGCTGAAGCTGGGCGATATCGGCGGTATTCCGAGAGTTCTCGACGCCGGACAGTGCAACGATTCTTATTCTCTGGCGGTGATTGCGCTGAAGTTAAAAGAGGTGTTTGGACTCGATGACATCAATAAACTGCCGATTGCCTTCAATATCGCCTGGTACGAACAAAAGGCCGTTATCGTTCTCTTGGCTCTGCTGTACCTGGGCGTGAAGAACATCCACCTCGGCCCCACGCTGCCGGGTTTCCTGTCTCCCAATGTGGCCAAGGTATTGGTTGAAAAATTTGGTATCGCGGGTGTCGGAACAGTTGATGATGACATCAAACTGTTCATGAACGCCTGATAGAGAAAGGAATATCAGCATATGAAAGCGACGATCGACAGAGAAGGCTGTATTTCCTGCGGGCTATGTGCATCAACCTGTCCGGAGGTATTTCGGATGGCTGATGACGGGCACGCGGAGGTTTGCGCGGACCCTATTCCTGAATCTGCGGAAGACTCGGCAGCAGAAGCGCGTGATAACTGTCCCGTCTCTGTTATCATGGTAGAATAGCCAGAATCAGCGCCCTTCTGAAAGGTTTTGGCCGTTCAGAAGGGCACTTTAACTGGAACTCTCAGAGGGCAAGGGGTGTAAAATGAACCATATTGGGCAAG
This window contains:
- the rd gene encoding rubredoxin, which codes for MKKYRCIPCGYIYDPALGDPDSGIGPGTVFEDLPDDWQCPICFVGKDEFEPVED
- a CDS encoding cupin domain-containing protein, which codes for MIEKEYKLSKTNKKAIEKVIFDENLHYLHMVFNQGEGLPEHLSNSNVYMTVIRGRLSIGLDDQEIHEYEAGTLLKIPFQTKMNVKNVHDETLELIVVKAPAPKS
- the hcp gene encoding hydroxylamine reductase; amino-acid sequence: MSMFCYQCQETAGGKGCAVRGVCGKTEEVAKLQDLLIYTLKGISEIVVKRKLDVKTLGETNYEVLSSLFMTITNANFDDGSIEKQIMKMIAVRDELRNSNASAGLHDAATFMVSSRASMLEKATTVGVLSTANEDVRSLREMITYGLKGMAAYAEHAKNIGKEDSAINAFIYEALAATLDDSLSADDLVALTLKTGEYGVKVMALLDEANTSRFGNPEITEVNIGVRKHPAILISGHDLTDLEQLLEQTKGTGVDVYTHSEMLPAHYYPAFKKYDNFAGNYGNAWWKQLDEFVSFRGPILFTTNCIVPPRSEEVRGRIYTTGSTGYPGCKHIEADENGKKDFSEIIALAKTLPAPDEIETGSIVGGFAHNQVMALADKVVDAVKSGAIKKFFVMAGCDGRMKSREYYTEFAEKLPKDTVILTAGCAKYRYNKLKLGDIGGIPRVLDAGQCNDSYSLAVIALKLKEVFGLDDINKLPIAFNIAWYEQKAVIVLLALLYLGVKNIHLGPTLPGFLSPNVAKVLVEKFGIAGVGTVDDDIKLFMNA
- a CDS encoding 4Fe-4S binding protein codes for the protein MIRKIIRIDEEKCNGCGLCAKACHEGAIGMVNGKAKLLRDDYCDGLGDCLPACPTDAISFEEREAKEYDEAAVKKSKLSKQGETLACGCPGTQSKAIHRENECEAVQPNISENKSQLSQWPVQIKLAPVNAPYFADANLLVAADCTAYAYGDFHNRFVRNKVTLIGCPKLDEGDYSDKLTEIIRSNNIKSVTVVRMEVPCCGGIENAVKRALQNSGKMIPWQVVTISTDGKILD
- a CDS encoding ferredoxin; this encodes MKATIDREGCISCGLCASTCPEVFRMADDGHAEVCADPIPESAEDSAAEARDNCPVSVIMVE